One window of Stenotrophomonas indicatrix genomic DNA carries:
- the mrdA gene encoding penicillin-binding protein 2, translated as MLPRRQVKNPHAEAEQFRRRAALGFFGVLVCLLGLGGWYFKLQVLDHDIYATRSEANRIKPRPVVPGRGMIYDRNGRLLAENVPAFRLDVTPDKVKDMDATLEGLAKIIQISPEELEAFNKSRKARRKFLPVTLKLRMSDEEMARFAVDRWRFPGVELEPYLTRRYPYGDLFAHIIGYVGRVDDKDLEILGEGNAALTHIGKSGLERYYEQELRGKVGYEQVETNVQGRAIRTIGRVAAQSGADLRLSIDADLQRAMVAAFGEFEGAAVAMDPRTGEVLAMVSLPSYDANLFVNGISHADFKALNENPSRPQFNRLVLGGVAPGSTIKPLIGLAGLDSGVRRPEDKILSTGMFYLPGTSRGWGDANRGGHGWTDLRKSITQSVNTYYYKLALDMGIERFDHYMGYYGFGQPTGIDLTGEIGGILPSPASKYKSRKERWYPGDTVNASIGQGDWKVTPLQLVHGVAGIANGQLRQPHLVMQQRAGFDADWTPVPQGESKPISPTASNLQAVREGMMGTMQPGGSGARAAAGAPYVMAGKTGTAQVISRRGTAAVNPRSLPMHLRHRALFVGFAPADNPVIAVAIAVEGGGYGGSAAAPIARKVFDAWLLGKMPEGMQPLDSERGTTAIGATAFDNEDVGARQAGDAAAAQLGEHAVVVGVPLPAPTPAPAPQPSAALPATPRSTVAAEAAR; from the coding sequence ATGCTGCCGCGCCGCCAGGTCAAGAATCCGCACGCCGAAGCTGAACAGTTCCGGCGCCGCGCGGCGCTGGGCTTCTTCGGCGTGCTGGTCTGCCTGCTGGGCCTGGGCGGCTGGTACTTCAAGCTGCAGGTGCTGGACCACGACATCTACGCCACCCGATCCGAAGCCAACCGCATCAAGCCGCGGCCGGTAGTGCCCGGGCGCGGCATGATCTATGACCGCAACGGTCGGTTGCTGGCTGAGAACGTACCGGCGTTCCGTCTGGATGTAACCCCGGACAAGGTCAAGGACATGGATGCCACCTTGGAAGGGCTGGCGAAGATCATCCAGATCAGTCCGGAAGAACTGGAAGCGTTCAACAAGTCGCGCAAGGCGCGCCGCAAGTTCCTGCCGGTCACGCTGAAGCTGCGCATGAGCGATGAGGAAATGGCGCGCTTCGCAGTGGACCGCTGGCGCTTTCCCGGCGTCGAGCTGGAACCGTACCTGACCCGTCGCTATCCCTATGGCGACCTGTTCGCGCACATCATCGGCTACGTCGGCCGGGTCGACGACAAGGATCTGGAGATCCTCGGCGAGGGCAATGCCGCGCTGACCCACATCGGCAAGTCCGGCCTGGAGCGCTATTACGAGCAGGAGCTGCGCGGCAAGGTCGGCTACGAACAGGTCGAGACCAACGTGCAGGGCCGCGCGATCCGCACCATCGGCCGTGTCGCGGCACAATCCGGCGCCGACCTGCGGCTGTCGATCGATGCCGACCTGCAGCGAGCGATGGTGGCCGCTTTCGGCGAGTTCGAAGGCGCGGCGGTGGCGATGGACCCGCGCACCGGTGAAGTGCTGGCGATGGTCAGCCTGCCGTCGTATGACGCCAACCTGTTCGTCAACGGCATCTCGCACGCCGACTTCAAGGCGCTCAACGAGAATCCCTCGCGGCCGCAGTTCAACCGCCTGGTGCTGGGTGGCGTCGCCCCCGGTTCGACCATCAAGCCGCTGATCGGCCTGGCCGGCCTGGACAGCGGGGTGCGCCGGCCCGAAGACAAGATTCTCTCCACCGGCATGTTCTACCTGCCCGGCACCTCGCGTGGCTGGGGCGATGCCAACCGTGGCGGCCATGGCTGGACCGATCTGCGCAAGTCGATCACCCAGTCGGTCAACACGTACTACTACAAGCTGGCCCTGGACATGGGCATCGAGCGCTTCGACCACTACATGGGTTATTACGGCTTCGGCCAGCCGACCGGTATCGATCTGACCGGCGAGATCGGCGGCATCCTGCCCTCGCCGGCATCGAAGTACAAATCGCGCAAGGAGCGCTGGTACCCCGGCGACACCGTCAACGCCAGCATCGGCCAGGGCGACTGGAAGGTCACCCCGCTGCAGCTGGTGCACGGCGTGGCAGGCATTGCCAATGGGCAACTGCGCCAGCCGCATCTGGTGATGCAGCAGCGCGCCGGCTTCGATGCGGACTGGACGCCCGTGCCGCAGGGTGAGAGCAAGCCGATCAGCCCGACTGCGAGCAACCTGCAGGCCGTGCGCGAGGGCATGATGGGCACCATGCAGCCCGGTGGCAGCGGCGCGCGTGCCGCTGCCGGCGCACCGTATGTGATGGCAGGCAAGACCGGTACCGCACAGGTGATCAGCCGCCGCGGCACCGCGGCGGTGAACCCGAGGAGCCTGCCGATGCACCTGCGCCACCGCGCGCTGTTCGTCGGCTTCGCACCGGCCGACAACCCGGTCATCGCCGTTGCGATCGCGGTGGAAGGCGGCGGCTACGGTGGTTCGGCAGCTGCGCCGATCGCGCGCAAGGTGTTCGATGCCTGGCTGCTGGGCAAGATGCCTGAAGGCATGCAGCCGCTGGACAGCGAACGCGGCACGACCGCCATTGGCGCCACCGCGTTCGACAACGAAGACGTGGGCGCGCGCCAGGCCGGCGACGCGGCTGCGGCGCAGCTCGGTGAGCATGCGGTGGTGGTCGGCGTACCGCTGCCGGCACCGACACCTGCTCCGGCGCCGCAGCCCTCGGCAGCACTGCCGGCCACGCCACGTTCCACGGTTGCTGCGGAGGCGGCCCGATGA
- the mreD gene encoding rod shape-determining protein MreD: MSRLRDNRWVLPASVVVALLLGLLPLPALLQPLRPYWLALVLAYWVIEAPERVGLGIAFASGVVADLLYGGVLGEQALRLVMLAFILQRFRARIRFFPMSQQMLAIGGLLFNDRIVSALVHILVGEPTLPWSYWWAPLLGMGLWPLVFVLLDAVRFGKRGR; this comes from the coding sequence ATGAGCCGCCTTCGCGACAACCGCTGGGTGCTGCCGGCCAGCGTGGTGGTGGCCCTGTTGCTGGGCCTGCTGCCGTTGCCGGCGCTGCTGCAGCCGCTGCGTCCGTATTGGCTGGCACTGGTGCTGGCGTACTGGGTGATTGAAGCGCCCGAGCGCGTCGGCCTCGGCATTGCCTTCGCCAGCGGCGTCGTCGCCGACCTGCTGTATGGCGGGGTGCTGGGCGAACAGGCGCTGCGGCTGGTGATGCTGGCCTTCATCCTGCAGCGCTTCCGCGCGCGCATCCGCTTCTTCCCGATGTCGCAGCAGATGCTGGCCATCGGCGGCCTGCTGTTCAACGACCGCATCGTCAGCGCGCTGGTCCACATCCTGGTGGGCGAGCCGACCCTGCCGTGGTCGTACTGGTGGGCACCGCTGCTCGGCATGGGCCTGTGGCCGCTGGTGTTCGTGCTGCTGGATGCGGTGCGCTTCGGCAAGCGCGGGCGCTGA
- the mreC gene encoding rod shape-determining protein MreC produces MPPYAGPPVASRSGDAASPLRLLAYLALAITLIVLDDQAGWLARLREQANSLVQPVWALAGLPGKLGGQVRDTAASHGQLVTENRELRNQLLLANARLTRLQTAALDNAQLRELLNVAERSGLDVQLAPILDIDLDPVKQRLVLDAGSREGVHVGQAVIDAGGLMGQVISVTGGTSTVLLLTDPDHAVPVTVARNGVRLIVYGRGDKLELRDIPLSAGVEVGDEIVTSGLGGRFPAGFPVGTITALRPDDTHAFLVGELKPAAQLDRGRDVLLLRPGAAIRLPAASELLQPGLPSANQTAGGASHLTPAPSARPPQQEGGSPSAGSTVVPAAGRQPQQTQPQPATPEAQR; encoded by the coding sequence GTGCCGCCCTACGCCGGACCTCCCGTCGCTTCCCGATCCGGTGATGCCGCCAGCCCGCTGCGGCTGCTGGCCTATCTCGCACTGGCAATCACCCTGATCGTCCTCGACGACCAGGCCGGCTGGCTGGCGCGTCTGCGCGAGCAGGCCAACAGCCTGGTGCAGCCGGTGTGGGCCCTGGCCGGTCTGCCCGGCAAGCTCGGCGGGCAGGTGCGGGATACCGCCGCCAGCCACGGCCAGCTGGTGACCGAAAACCGCGAGCTGCGCAACCAGCTGCTGCTGGCCAACGCCCGCCTGACCCGCCTGCAGACCGCCGCGCTGGACAATGCCCAGCTGCGCGAACTGCTGAACGTGGCCGAGCGCAGTGGCCTGGACGTGCAGCTGGCGCCGATCCTGGACATCGACCTGGACCCGGTCAAACAGCGCCTGGTGCTCGACGCCGGCAGCCGCGAAGGCGTGCATGTCGGCCAGGCGGTGATCGATGCCGGTGGCCTGATGGGCCAGGTGATCAGCGTGACCGGTGGCACCTCCACCGTGCTGTTGCTGACCGACCCGGACCACGCTGTGCCGGTGACCGTGGCCCGCAATGGCGTGCGCCTGATCGTCTACGGGCGTGGCGACAAGCTGGAACTGCGCGACATCCCGCTCAGTGCCGGCGTGGAAGTGGGCGACGAGATCGTCACGTCCGGTCTTGGTGGCCGGTTCCCGGCCGGATTCCCGGTCGGCACCATCACCGCCCTGCGCCCGGACGATACGCATGCCTTCCTGGTGGGCGAACTGAAGCCGGCCGCGCAGCTTGATCGTGGCCGCGATGTGCTGCTGCTGCGCCCCGGCGCCGCAATTCGCTTGCCTGCGGCCAGCGAATTGCTTCAGCCAGGTTTGCCTTCGGCAAACCAGACTGCCGGGGGGGCATCCCACCTTACCCCCGCGCCTTCGGCGCGCCCCCCTCAACAAGAGGGAGGTTCTCCCTCAGCCGGGTCCACGGTAGTGCCGGCCGCTGGCCGGCAACCTCAGCAAACTCAACCGCAGCCGGCCACGCCGGAGGCACAACGATGA
- a CDS encoding rod shape-determining protein — MFKKLRGMFSNDLSIDLGTANTLIYVRGQGIVLNEPSVVAVRQDRAIGGTRSVAAVGAEAKQMLGRTPGHITTIRPMKDGVIADFTYTEAMLKHFIKKVHKSRFLRPSPRVLVCVPAGSTQVERRAIKESAEEAGARDVFLIEEPMAAAIGAGMPVTEARGSMVIDIGGGTTEVAVISLNGIVYSASVRIGGDRFDESITNYVRRNHGMLIGEATAERIKVELGCAYPQAEAIEMEISGRNLAEGVPKMIKISSNEVLEALHEPLSGIVSAVKLALEQTPPELCADVAERGIVLTGGGALLRDMDRLISEETGLHVQVADDPLTCVARGGGRALELVDMHGNEFFAPE, encoded by the coding sequence ATGTTCAAGAAACTGCGCGGCATGTTCTCCAATGACCTGTCCATCGACCTGGGCACGGCCAACACCCTCATCTATGTGCGTGGGCAGGGAATCGTGCTGAACGAGCCGTCCGTGGTCGCTGTGCGCCAGGATCGCGCCATCGGCGGTACCCGGTCGGTGGCAGCCGTTGGCGCCGAGGCCAAGCAGATGCTCGGCCGTACCCCGGGCCACATCACCACCATCCGCCCGATGAAGGACGGCGTCATCGCCGACTTCACCTACACCGAGGCGATGCTCAAGCACTTCATCAAGAAGGTGCACAAGTCGCGCTTCCTGCGCCCGAGCCCGCGCGTGCTGGTCTGCGTGCCGGCCGGCTCGACCCAGGTCGAGCGCCGCGCGATCAAGGAATCGGCCGAGGAGGCCGGTGCCCGTGACGTGTTCCTGATCGAAGAGCCGATGGCGGCCGCGATCGGCGCCGGCATGCCGGTCACCGAGGCCCGTGGCTCGATGGTCATCGATATCGGTGGTGGCACCACCGAAGTGGCGGTGATCTCGCTCAACGGCATCGTCTATTCCGCTTCGGTGCGTATCGGTGGCGACCGCTTCGACGAATCGATCACCAACTACGTGCGCCGCAACCACGGCATGCTGATTGGTGAAGCCACCGCCGAGCGCATCAAGGTCGAACTGGGCTGCGCCTACCCGCAGGCGGAAGCGATCGAGATGGAAATCTCCGGCCGCAACCTCGCCGAAGGCGTGCCGAAGATGATCAAGATCAGCTCCAATGAAGTGCTTGAAGCGCTGCACGAGCCGCTGTCGGGCATTGTCAGCGCGGTCAAGCTGGCACTGGAACAGACCCCGCCGGAACTGTGCGCCGACGTCGCCGAGCGCGGCATCGTGCTGACCGGTGGTGGCGCCCTGCTGCGCGACATGGACCGCCTGATTTCCGAGGAAACCGGTCTGCACGTGCAGGTGGCTGACGACCCGCTCACCTGCGTGGCCCGCGGTGGCGGTCGTGCGCTGGAACTGGTCGACATGCACGGCAACGAGTTCTTTGCGCCGGAATAA
- a CDS encoding carbohydrate kinase family protein: protein MSALICGSLAFDTIMVFPDQFKNHILPDKVHILNVSFLVPRMRREFGGCAGNIAYNLHLLGGDPIPMGTVGSDFGPYREHFDALGIDLTRVRVIDELFTPQAFITTDHDNNQITAFHPGAMMRSYENHVRDVPGVSLGLVGPDGREGMIQNALEFHEDGVPFIFDPGQAMPLFNGPELREFIEQADYVVVNDYESNLLQERTGWNEKEIVSRVKAYITTRGPKGAVIHTPEKSYDIPPAHERRVVDPTGCGDAFRAGLIYGIQKGFDWLTIGRMGNLMGALKVEHPGTQNQRFTFDEFNEQFKQQFGYALNA from the coding sequence ATGTCCGCTCTGATCTGTGGTTCTCTTGCCTTCGACACCATCATGGTGTTCCCGGACCAGTTCAAGAATCACATCCTGCCGGACAAGGTGCACATCCTGAACGTGTCGTTCCTGGTGCCGCGCATGCGCCGCGAGTTCGGCGGCTGCGCCGGCAACATCGCCTACAACCTGCACCTGCTGGGTGGCGATCCGATCCCGATGGGCACGGTGGGTTCGGACTTCGGCCCGTACCGCGAGCACTTCGATGCCCTGGGCATCGACCTCACCCGCGTGCGCGTGATCGATGAGCTGTTCACCCCGCAGGCGTTCATCACCACCGACCACGACAACAACCAGATCACCGCCTTCCACCCGGGCGCGATGATGCGCTCCTACGAAAACCACGTGCGCGACGTGCCGGGCGTCAGCCTCGGCCTGGTCGGCCCGGACGGCCGCGAAGGCATGATCCAGAACGCGCTGGAATTCCACGAAGACGGCGTTCCGTTCATCTTCGACCCGGGCCAGGCGATGCCGCTGTTCAATGGCCCGGAACTGCGCGAGTTCATCGAACAGGCCGATTACGTGGTGGTCAACGACTATGAGTCGAACCTGCTGCAGGAACGCACCGGCTGGAACGAAAAAGAGATCGTCAGCCGGGTCAAGGCCTACATCACCACCCGCGGCCCGAAGGGCGCGGTGATCCACACCCCGGAAAAGAGCTACGACATCCCGCCGGCGCACGAGCGCCGCGTGGTCGATCCGACCGGCTGCGGCGACGCCTTCCGCGCCGGCCTGATCTACGGCATCCAGAAGGGCTTCGACTGGCTGACCATCGGCCGCATGGGCAACCTGATGGGCGCGCTGAAGGTCGAGCACCCGGGCACCCAGAACCAGCGCTTCACCTTCGATGAGTTCAACGAGCAGTTCAAGCAGCAGTTCGGTTACGCGTTGAACGCGTAA
- a CDS encoding LTA synthase family protein — translation MLRTVWVSLYRRLCPIAAFSLFGLVALSLSRLGLALWHAVRVSAADGWATVFLQGLRVDVSTLCLLYGIPAVLALLLPQEGRVGRAWRHLLRWWLILVSLLLVFMELATPSFMAEYGLRPNRLFLEYLIYPEEVGMTLLRGHLLAVVIEVAAVIVLFWVLLRGSRRWVGNSPRGAVEAGWLWRLPLAFLVLLLAALGVRSSLGHRPLNPALVAFSTDPTINALPLNSLYTVGYAARQLASRSETSRVYGDLPLAEVVSELRASSGLPASAYVSEALPSLALRPPQYQGKPRNLVIVLEESLGAQFIGSLGGRPLSPNYDRLSRQGWAFERLYATGTRSVRGIEAVLTGFPPTPAESVVKLPASRQRFFTLADVLGRHGYDTGFYYGGESHFDNMREFFLANGFNRIVDRKDYRKPAFVGSWGASDEDLFGRADQQFRQLKAQGKPFFGLVFTSSNHDPFEFPDGRIDLYEQPKQTRDNAAKYADYALGEFFRKAMASPYWEDTVFLVVADHDSRVFGKNMVPIGNFHIPGLILGGGIEARRDTRIVSQIDLPPTLLSLLGIADATPAVGQDLTDLQRLQPGRALMQYDRNLAWMEGNDVAILQPDKPAQGFRYDPASDQLQPQPLRPELARRAHAYAMWGTLAYEKELYRLPEKAKP, via the coding sequence ATGCTCCGAACTGTGTGGGTGTCGCTGTACCGGCGTCTGTGTCCGATTGCCGCATTTTCCCTGTTTGGCCTGGTAGCCCTGTCGTTGTCGCGACTGGGGTTGGCGCTGTGGCACGCCGTACGGGTCAGTGCTGCTGACGGCTGGGCCACGGTGTTCCTGCAGGGGCTGCGGGTGGATGTGTCGACCCTGTGCCTGCTGTACGGCATCCCGGCGGTGCTGGCACTGCTGTTGCCGCAGGAAGGACGCGTGGGCCGCGCGTGGCGTCATCTGCTGCGGTGGTGGCTGATCCTGGTGAGCCTGCTGCTGGTGTTCATGGAGCTGGCGACGCCGAGCTTCATGGCCGAGTACGGCCTGCGCCCCAATCGCCTGTTCCTGGAATATCTCATCTATCCCGAAGAAGTCGGGATGACGCTGCTGCGCGGCCATCTGCTGGCCGTGGTGATCGAAGTCGCCGCAGTGATCGTGCTGTTCTGGGTGCTGCTGCGTGGGTCACGGCGCTGGGTCGGCAACAGCCCGCGGGGCGCAGTCGAAGCCGGATGGCTGTGGCGGCTGCCATTGGCGTTCCTGGTGCTGCTGCTGGCGGCGCTGGGCGTGCGTTCCAGTCTGGGCCATCGGCCCTTGAACCCGGCACTGGTGGCATTTTCCACCGACCCGACCATCAACGCCTTGCCGCTGAACTCGCTGTACACCGTCGGCTATGCCGCGCGGCAACTGGCGAGCCGCAGCGAAACCTCGCGTGTCTACGGTGACCTGCCGCTGGCCGAGGTGGTCAGCGAACTGCGCGCCAGCAGCGGCCTGCCGGCATCGGCATATGTCTCCGAGGCATTGCCGAGCCTGGCGCTGCGTCCGCCGCAGTACCAGGGCAAGCCGCGCAATCTGGTGATCGTGCTGGAAGAAAGCCTGGGCGCGCAGTTCATCGGCAGTCTCGGCGGACGGCCGTTGTCACCCAACTACGACCGCCTGAGCAGACAGGGTTGGGCGTTCGAGCGCCTATATGCGACCGGCACGCGGTCGGTCCGCGGCATCGAGGCGGTACTGACCGGGTTCCCGCCGACCCCGGCCGAATCGGTGGTAAAACTGCCCGCCAGCCGCCAGCGCTTTTTCACCCTGGCCGATGTGCTGGGACGGCATGGCTACGACACTGGTTTCTATTACGGTGGCGAAAGCCATTTCGACAACATGCGCGAGTTCTTCCTCGCCAACGGCTTCAACCGCATCGTGGACCGCAAGGATTACCGCAAGCCGGCATTTGTTGGCTCCTGGGGTGCGTCTGACGAAGACCTGTTCGGCCGTGCCGACCAGCAGTTCCGGCAGCTGAAAGCGCAGGGCAAGCCGTTCTTCGGCCTGGTGTTCACCTCCAGCAACCATGATCCGTTCGAGTTCCCGGACGGCCGCATCGACCTGTACGAGCAACCGAAACAGACCCGCGACAATGCCGCCAAGTACGCCGACTACGCGCTGGGCGAGTTCTTCCGCAAGGCGATGGCGTCACCTTACTGGGAGGACACCGTGTTCCTGGTGGTGGCTGACCATGATTCGCGGGTGTTCGGCAAGAACATGGTGCCGATCGGCAACTTCCATATTCCCGGGTTGATCCTCGGCGGCGGCATCGAGGCGCGCCGTGATACCCGCATCGTCAGCCAGATCGATCTGCCGCCGACCCTGCTGTCACTGCTGGGCATTGCCGATGCCACCCCGGCGGTGGGACAGGACCTGACCGACCTGCAGCGGCTGCAGCCCGGACGCGCGCTGATGCAGTACGACCGCAATCTGGCGTGGATGGAGGGCAACGATGTGGCCATCCTGCAGCCGGACAAGCCCGCGCAGGGCTTCCGCTACGACCCGGCCAGCGACCAGCTGCAGCCGCAGCCGCTGCGGCCGGAACTGGCACGGCGCGCACATGCCTACGCGATGTGGGGCACGCTGGCCTACGAAAAAGAGCTGTACCGCTTGCCGGAGAAGGCCAAGCCCTGA
- a CDS encoding HAD family hydrolase translates to MVALTVDAPVAAPALSTIRHWVFDMDGTLTVAVHDFARIKRELAIPQEDDILTHLAGLPAAEASAKHAWLLAHERALAAASQPATGAVALVRALQDTGCRLGILTRNVRSLAQVTLQAIGLGDVFAEDDIIGRDEAEPKPSPAGLQYFQQRWQVAPTQVVMVGDYRFDLECGRAAGSRTLLVNAPDNPWPGMACWHLADCAAVLERWRG, encoded by the coding sequence GTGGTGGCATTGACCGTGGATGCACCCGTGGCTGCGCCGGCACTGTCGACGATCCGCCACTGGGTGTTCGACATGGATGGTACGCTGACCGTGGCGGTGCATGATTTCGCGCGGATCAAGCGCGAACTGGCGATTCCGCAGGAGGACGATATCCTCACCCACCTGGCCGGGTTGCCGGCCGCGGAGGCCAGCGCAAAGCACGCCTGGCTGCTGGCGCACGAGCGTGCGCTGGCCGCTGCGTCCCAGCCGGCGACGGGGGCGGTGGCGCTGGTGCGCGCGCTGCAGGACACCGGCTGCCGGCTGGGCATCCTGACCCGCAACGTGCGCAGTCTGGCGCAGGTCACCCTGCAGGCCATCGGACTGGGCGACGTATTTGCCGAAGACGACATCATCGGTCGCGACGAGGCCGAGCCGAAGCCCTCACCTGCCGGGCTGCAGTACTTCCAGCAGCGCTGGCAGGTGGCCCCCACGCAGGTGGTGATGGTGGGCGATTACCGCTTCGATCTGGAATGCGGCCGTGCGGCGGGCAGCCGCACGCTGCTGGTCAATGCCCCGGACAACCCATGGCCGGGCATGGCCTGTTGGCACCTGGCCGATTGCGCGGCGGTGCTGGAGCGCTGGCGAGGCTAG
- a CDS encoding M1 family metallopeptidase, which produces MRNPLMLLPLAVALAAGCSQEAAAPAAAPTAQKAPAAPVNAENRSHDESSYAEPDKVVVKDIALDLKLDFDQKQIGGTAIYTLEWKQKDAKQLVLDTRELSIAKVEAIAADGARSPLQFVLAPVDKVFGSKLTIETPEQPAKVEVTYHTAPTASGLQWLAPSMTEGKKLPFMFSQSQAIHARSWVPLQDTPSVRFTYSAHVVSRPDVMVLMSADNDPKAARDGDYTFKMPQPIPSYLLAIAAGDLVFEPISGRSGVWAEPTMVNKAAKEFEDTEKMIGAAEKLYGEYRWGRYDMLVLPPSFPFGGMENPRLTFATPTVIVGDKSLVSLVAHELAHSWSGNLVTNASWKDIWLNEGFTTYVQGRITEALYGKEMAEMEKQIDQTDLLAEVKDMSPADQALALPPLNERDPDEALSQVAYVKGSWFLEFLEQRFGRETFDPFLRGWFDDHAFQSANTDQFVEYLKKNLLPKNPSAVTEAELKAWLDEPGIPAFAAKAQSRNFSSVDTARIAFASAGTVPSSQVIAEWSTQEWVRFIDGLGATQPLDKLATLDKAFHFTGTPNGEIAMRWYPLTIRSGYEQANEAAAAFIERVGRRKLILPIYAELVKTPKGLELAKQAFEKAKPGYHPITTASVQDMLAKAEAK; this is translated from the coding sequence ATGCGCAATCCGCTGATGCTCCTTCCGCTGGCCGTGGCCCTGGCCGCCGGCTGCTCCCAGGAGGCGGCCGCACCCGCCGCCGCCCCGACTGCCCAGAAGGCTCCCGCCGCCCCCGTGAACGCCGAAAACCGCAGCCACGATGAAAGCTCGTACGCCGAGCCGGACAAGGTCGTCGTCAAGGACATCGCGCTGGATCTGAAGCTGGACTTCGACCAGAAGCAGATCGGCGGCACCGCCATCTACACCCTGGAATGGAAGCAGAAGGATGCCAAGCAACTGGTGCTGGACACCCGCGAGCTGAGCATCGCCAAGGTTGAAGCGATCGCCGCTGATGGCGCGCGCAGCCCGCTGCAGTTCGTGCTGGCCCCGGTGGACAAGGTGTTCGGCAGCAAGCTGACCATCGAAACCCCGGAACAGCCGGCCAAGGTCGAGGTGACCTACCACACCGCACCGACCGCCTCGGGCCTGCAGTGGCTGGCGCCGTCGATGACCGAAGGCAAGAAGCTGCCCTTCATGTTCAGCCAGTCGCAGGCGATCCACGCCCGTTCCTGGGTGCCGCTGCAGGACACCCCGAGCGTGCGCTTCACCTACAGCGCGCACGTGGTCTCGCGCCCGGACGTAATGGTGCTGATGAGCGCCGACAACGACCCCAAGGCCGCGCGTGACGGTGACTACACCTTCAAGATGCCGCAGCCGATTCCGTCCTACCTGCTGGCCATCGCGGCCGGCGACCTGGTGTTCGAGCCGATCTCCGGCCGCTCCGGCGTCTGGGCCGAGCCGACCATGGTCAACAAGGCCGCCAAGGAATTCGAAGACACCGAGAAGATGATCGGTGCCGCCGAAAAGCTGTACGGCGAATACCGCTGGGGCCGCTACGACATGCTGGTGCTGCCGCCGTCGTTCCCGTTCGGCGGCATGGAAAACCCGCGCCTGACCTTCGCCACGCCGACCGTGATCGTCGGCGACAAGTCGCTGGTCTCGCTGGTCGCCCATGAACTGGCGCACAGCTGGTCGGGCAACCTGGTGACCAACGCCAGCTGGAAGGACATCTGGCTCAACGAAGGCTTCACCACCTACGTCCAGGGCCGCATCACCGAAGCCCTGTACGGCAAGGAGATGGCCGAGATGGAAAAGCAGATCGACCAGACCGATCTGCTGGCCGAAGTGAAGGACATGAGCCCGGCCGACCAGGCGCTGGCGCTGCCGCCGCTGAACGAACGTGACCCGGACGAAGCCCTGAGCCAGGTGGCCTACGTCAAGGGTTCGTGGTTCCTGGAATTCCTGGAACAGCGTTTCGGCCGCGAAACCTTCGACCCGTTCCTGCGCGGCTGGTTCGATGACCACGCCTTCCAGAGCGCGAATACCGACCAGTTCGTCGAGTACCTGAAGAAGAACCTGCTGCCGAAGAATCCGTCGGCGGTCACCGAAGCCGAACTGAAGGCGTGGCTGGACGAGCCGGGCATTCCGGCGTTTGCAGCCAAGGCACAGTCGCGCAACTTCAGCAGCGTGGATACCGCGCGTATCGCCTTCGCCAGCGCCGGCACCGTGCCGAGCAGCCAGGTGATCGCCGAGTGGAGCACCCAGGAGTGGGTCCGCTTCATCGACGGCCTGGGCGCCACCCAGCCGCTGGACAAGCTGGCCACGCTGGACAAGGCCTTCCACTTCACCGGCACCCCGAATGGCGAGATCGCCATGCGCTGGTACCCGCTGACCATCCGCAGCGGTTACGAGCAGGCCAATGAAGCGGCCGCTGCGTTCATCGAGCGTGTCGGTCGTCGCAAGCTGATCCTGCCGATCTACGCTGAACTGGTGAAGACCCCGAAGGGGCTGGAGCTGGCCAAGCAGGCGTTCGAGAAGGCCAAGCCGGGCTACCACCCGATCACCACCGCCTCGGTGCAGGACATGCTGGCCAAGGCTGAAGCGAAGTAA